The window GCGAGGTGACGATGACGATTCCGTCCACCGGCAGTGACTGAAAGACGGTGAGCGGAACGTCGCCGGTTCCCGGAGGCATATCGACGAAGAGATAATCCTCATAGCTCCAGATGACGTCGCTCCAAAACTGTTTCACGACGCCGGCGATTGCCGGGCCGCGCCAGATGACCGGCGTCGCCTTGTCCTCGACGAGAAGGTTCACCGAGATCATGTCGACGCCGCCCTTTGACTGCTGCGGCAGTATCCCCGATTCGTTGGCGGTGGCGAGCGTCTCCACGCCGAACATCTTTGGTATAGAGGGTCCGGTGATATCGGCGTCAAGTATGCCGCACTGGCGGCCCCTCTTCTGCATCGCGGAGGCCAGAAGCGAGGTGACGAGCGACTTGCCGACGCCGCCCTTGCCGCTGACGATGCCGATAACCTTCCGCACATTGCTCAGCGGGTTAGCCGGCACGCTGAAATCGGGTTTTTTCGCCTCTTCACACCTCTGCTGACAGCTGCCGCAGTCGTGTGAACAGCTTTCCTGAGTCATATTGCGCATCTCCTTTAGATTTTTTGGAATGGCGGCCTGTTTTTTCACCATGTCCGGCCGCCTTGTTTTCTCTTGAATATTAGTGATAAACGAGAAAAATGTCAAATATAGTCAGAGACCGAGACGGCAGAAATATAACCAGCTCAGAAAACGTAAATATCCGTGCCGCATTAAGGGCGGCACGGATATTTGCGGTGCTGTGCGAGCCGCCCCTGAATGAAGGGGCGGCGGTTATTTTTTACTTACCACGCCTTTTTCTGGAAACCGCCGGCAGTACCGCGAGGCTGATAAGCGACAACAGCCCGAGTCCCGCGCTGCAGCCGCCGGAGCCGCCGCTGTGGCCGGGCTCCGCTGCCGCCGTAGTTTTTATGATCGCTACGGGGTCCGCCACGATGCCGGCGGCTTTGTTGAGGTCGTAATCGCCGTTGTCTTTGACGAATACGACGAGGTCATATTCTTTGCCCGCCTCGATCGTATGTGTCACCTCATCGGCGCCGCCGGTGAGGATCGTGAAACGCCTGTCCCCGAATGCCGCGGGGTCTGATGCGTATTCGAACCATTCGCCGCTCTTCGAGGGGGAATCGAGGTATTTCAGGATTCGTGCCTTCGCGGGATCGGATATGCCGAACTCTTCGCCCGTGACCTTGAAGGCTACCGCAACGGTGCCGCCCTCTGTAATCTTTGTTGTGAATATTGGCAGCGGCAGCACGGCGGAGAGTCTCTCTCCATCCTTCATGATTTTGCCCGCCGCCTCTTTCGCGGCGTCCGCTTTAATGGCCGCGCCGCCAGTTTTGTTGATCTCAACGTCGGCGCTGGTGATGGAGGCCAGCTTTTCGGAGGCTTTGACGACAGCCGCCGTTTTTTCCTCTTCGGTGGCCTCTTCCTTAACGGTGGTGATCTCCGCCGCCGCCGCCGTTACCTCGGGATTTGTGCCTCCCGGCAGATGCGGTTTTTCCGTGACGCTGATGTCTGTGGGGCTGTCATTGGCGCAGACTGTGACTATGCAGGAGGCGCTTAGTTCGCCATTCTCGCTCTTCACCGTTATTGTAGCCGTACCCTCCGCGACCGCCGTCACTTCGCCGTATTCGTCAACTGTGGCGACCGCAGTGTTGCCGCTATCCCAGGTGACCTTTTTGTCTGTCGCGTTAGCCGGTATTATCGTTGCCGTGATGGTCTTCTTTTCGCCTATTTTTAGCGCCAGCGTCTTGCTGTCGAGGGATATTTCGACCGCGGGAATTTCCTTCATTTCTACGTCGGTATTCTCGCTTTCTCCCTCTCCGACGGCCCTGTCCGCAGTTCCTTTCAGCCAAGTGGAAGCATCAATTTTAGCCGACTCGTTCCCGCCAAAACCATTGGCGCTGTATCCTACGAGGCCTCCGGCCTTCGCGGCCGATACCGTCCCTTCATTTGCGCAGTTAAGGATGTGCCCGCCGAAGCTCTGTCCGGCGATGCCGCCGGCGTAGCTTTCATCGCCTCCTGATGCCGCCGTCTCGCCGCTGTTTATACAGCCCTTTAGTTCTTGAAAGCCTCTGTGAACGTAGCCCGCGATACCGCCGGCATAGTTGGACGTACTGCCTTCGGCGGAGACGGTTCCTTCGTTGACGCAGCTCTCCGTCGCCCTGCTGTTGGAGAAATAATATCCCAGTATGCCGCCGGCATAGCCTGTTGCGGCGTCTTTTACCAAAACATCGCCTTTATTCGTGCAGTCTTTCTGCCATCCAGATTCGGAGCTGTATCCGGTTATTCCGCCCACATATGCGGTGTGGCCGCCCGCCGCGGTAATATTGCCGTTATTGGCGCAGCCGCTCACGGTGCCGTAGTTTTCCGCCGCGACGCCGCCGACAGCAAAATAGTCCGGCATTGCGGGATTGTCG of the Cloacibacillus sp. genome contains:
- a CDS encoding Mrp/NBP35 family ATP-binding protein — its product is MTQESCSHDCGSCQQRCEEAKKPDFSVPANPLSNVRKVIGIVSGKGGVGKSLVTSLLASAMQKRGRQCGILDADITGPSIPKMFGVETLATANESGILPQQSKGGVDMISVNLLVEDKATPVIWRGPAIAGVVKQFWSDVIWSYEDYLFVDMPPGTGDVPLTVFQSLPVDGIVIVTSPQELVSMIVEKALRMAKEMDIPILGIIENMSYIICPDCGKKIKLFGEGKTSETAAKYGIDFLGEIPLSPELAALCDAGNIEYFSDPFLDRATEKLESLK
- a CDS encoding Ig-like domain-containing protein, which gives rise to MRNRESIATNGRRRTIWSTGKYRIFYLLTALLLLTAATLLPSSAALAAEIPNLDGDTYLLASGADLGWFRDEVNNGNTKIKAKLTADINLSDASGKPAEWTPIGISFNQFEGKFDGNGHTVSGYKIVSTVYGTMNNKAAGFFGVVGSRGGSVINLTVSGDIDVSDNPAMPDYFAVGGVAAENYGTVSGCANNGNITAAGGHTAYVGGITGYSSESGWQKDCTNKGDVLVKDAATGYAGGILGYYFSNSRATESCVNEGTVSAEGSTSNYAGGIAGYVHRGFQELKGCINSGETAASGGDESYAGGIAGQSFGGHILNCANEGTVSAAKAGGLVGYSANGFGGNESAKIDASTWLKGTADRAVGEGESENTDVEMKEIPAVEISLDSKTLALKIGEKKTITATIIPANATDKKVTWDSGNTAVATVDEYGEVTAVAEGTATITVKSENGELSASCIVTVCANDSPTDISVTEKPHLPGGTNPEVTAAAAEITTVKEEATEEEKTAAVVKASEKLASITSADVEINKTGGAAIKADAAKEAAGKIMKDGERLSAVLPLPIFTTKITEGGTVAVAFKVTGEEFGISDPAKARILKYLDSPSKSGEWFEYASDPAAFGDRRFTILTGGADEVTHTIEAGKEYDLVVFVKDNGDYDLNKAAGIVADPVAIIKTTAAAEPGHSGGSGGCSAGLGLLSLISLAVLPAVSRKRRGK